The Vicinamibacterales bacterium genomic interval TGACGAACCGATGGAAGCGCGCCGAGGCCCAGGGGTAGTCCACCCGCAGCGGCTCGTAGACGAGCAGTCCGAGCCCGAGGGCGCGGGCATGGGCCACGGCGCGGTCGAGGCCGAAGCTCGACCGCGCGCGCCTGGCCCCGATCATCCAGTAGAGGACGTAGCGCCCGCCGCCGGCAGGGCGATCGACGAGCGCCCGGAGGCGGATATCCGGCACGGGCGTCACGGGCGCGACCATCCGGCGTGCCGTCGCGACGCTAGGCGCGAGGTGATGGGCATGCGACAATCGCTAGGACGCCCGGCGCGCCCGCGTCGTCCCCGACTCAAGGAGTGCGATCCCCAATGATGGTGCAACGCTATCCCGAACCGTTCATCGCGCCCATGCGCGAGGAGTTGACCGCCCTGGGCTTCGAGGAGCTCCGGACGCCGGACGCGGTGGATCAGGCCCTGGCCCGACCTGGCACGACGCTCCTCGTGGTGAACTCGGTCTGCGGCTGCGCCGCCGGCAAGGCCCGGCCCGGGATCGCGATGGCGCTCAGGAACGCCACGCGGCCGGCCCACCTCGGGACGGTGTTCGCGGGCGCCGACATCGAATCCACCGAGCAGGCGCGTGCCCGCATGGCGCCCTACCCGCCGTCGTCGCCCTCGATCGCGCTCTTCAAGGACGGCGCGCTCGCGTTCATGCTCGAGCGGCGGGACATCGAAGGGCGCCCGGCCGAGCGGATCGCCGAGGCCCTGGCGGCGGCGTTCGACCAGCACTGCCAGTAACAGGCGCACGGGGCCGGGCCACGCGTGTCCGTGGCCCTCGACCGTCGCGCGGCGCATCGCGCCGGCTCGCGCCCTCCCCTTTCGTTCACCCGCCGCGCGCGCCACGGGGCTGTCGCCGCCCCTTGCACGCCTCCATGGGGCCGTGGCGGGGGCGCCGCGGCCTCGTCCTCGGCGGCGTACTAGCGCCTCGCTCGCGAATTGCCGCGGTGCCGCCGGGCTGCACGGTTGCCGCATGCGAACGAGTCGCTTATTGTATGCCTGCACCGCAGGAGGCTCCATGGCAGACGCAGTCGCAAAGGCCGGCCCGACGACGGCCGATGACACGCTCAAGGAGAAGAGCCGGGACGCCAGCGTGATCTCGGGCGGCCATCTCGTGGCCAAGGCCCTCAAGGCGGAGGGCGTCGACACCATCTTCACCCTCTGCGGCGGGCACATCATCGACATCTACGACGGATGTCTGGACGAGGGCATCCGGATCGTCGACGTGCGGCACGAGCAGACGGCCGCGCACGCCGCCGACGGCTACGCGCGGCAGACCGGCAAGCTCGGCTGTGTCGTGACCACGGCCGGTCCTGGCTGCACCAACGCCGTCACCGGCATCGCCACCGCGTTCCGCTCGGAAAGCCCGGTGCTGCACATCGGCGGCCAGAGCGCCCTCACGCAGTGGAAGATGGGCGGCCTGCAGGACCTGCCGCACACCGACATGATGCGGCCCATCACGAAGTTCGCCTCCACGGTCACCTCCACCGAGCGCGTGGCCGACATGGTGGCGATGGCCGCGCGCGAGTGCTTCAACGGCGCCTACGGCCCGTCGTACCTGGAGATCCCGCGGGACGTGCTCGACCGGGAGATCGACGTGACGCGCGCGGTGCTGCCGGCCGCCGGCCGCTACCGCGCCTCCACGAAGTCCATCGGCGATCCGGCCGACATCGAGCGGCTCGCCGACATCCTCGTCAACGCCGAGCGTCCGGCCATCCTGTTCGGGCAGCAGGTGTGGATGTGCCGCGGCCACGAGGACGCCGTCGCGCTCCTCCGCGGCCTGGACATTCCCGGCTACTTCAACGGCGCCGGCCGGGGCCTGCTCCCGCCGGGCGATCCGCACCACTTCGATCGGACGCGCTCGCTGGCCTTCTCGAAGGCCGACGTCGTCGTGATCGTCGGGACGCCGTTCGACTTCCGGATGGGCTACGGCAAGCGCATCAAGGTGCCGTGCCTGGTCCAGATCGATCTCGGCTACAACATCGTCGGCAAGAACCGCGACATCGATCTCGGCATCGCGGGCGATCCCGGCGCGGTCTGCCGGGCCGTGC includes:
- a CDS encoding BrxA/BrxB family bacilliredoxin, with the protein product MMVQRYPEPFIAPMREELTALGFEELRTPDAVDQALARPGTTLLVVNSVCGCAAGKARPGIAMALRNATRPAHLGTVFAGADIESTEQARARMAPYPPSSPSIALFKDGALAFMLERRDIEGRPAERIAEALAAAFDQHCQ
- a CDS encoding thiamine pyrophosphate-binding protein — protein: MADAVAKAGPTTADDTLKEKSRDASVISGGHLVAKALKAEGVDTIFTLCGGHIIDIYDGCLDEGIRIVDVRHEQTAAHAADGYARQTGKLGCVVTTAGPGCTNAVTGIATAFRSESPVLHIGGQSALTQWKMGGLQDLPHTDMMRPITKFASTVTSTERVADMVAMAARECFNGAYGPSYLEIPRDVLDREIDVTRAVLPAAGRYRASTKSIGDPADIERLADILVNAERPAILFGQQVWMCRGHEDAVALLRGLDIPGYFNGAGRGLLPPGDPHHFDRTRSLAFSKADVVVIVGTPFDFRMGYGKRIKVPCLVQIDLGYNIVGKNRDIDLGIAGDPGAVCRAVLQAASGRLKNDKRQSRRAWMKELTEAEDAALAKLMPTFLSDQTPIHPYRVAYEINEFLTDDTIYIGDGGDVVTISAQAVRPRGPGNWMDPGALGSLGVGTGFAMAAKLAHPSKEVLCYYGDGAFGMTAFDMETADRFGAPYIAVIGNNSAMNQIRYGQLAKYGPQRGDVGNKLGDMKFSVFPQMWGGWGVEVHEPAAIAPALREARERVAKTGRSAVVNIWVDPNEYAPGTKNQTMYK